The genomic window GGGGACGAGGTGACGGTCGAGCTGCTGCGCCCGCCCGGCGTCATCGACCACACCATCGTCCACCTGGGCAGCCATGACCTCACCCTCGACCTGCTGGCCGACCAACTGCGCCGCCAGCGCCCCGACCGTTCGTTCAGCTCCGGCAATGTCGGTTCGCTCAGCGGTCTGCTGGCCCTGCGCCGGGGCGAGGCCCATCTGGCCGGGTCGCACCTGCTGGACGAGGAAACCGGCGAGTACAATCTCAGCTACATCCGCCGCTATCTGGCCGATGTCCCGGTCGTCGTCCTCGCTTTTGTGGGCCGCACGCAGGGGCTGATCACCCCGCGCGGCAATCCCAAGCGTCTGCACGACCTCGGCGATCTCGCTCGCCCGGACGTGGTCTTCAGCAACCGGCAGCGCGGCGCGGGGACGCGGGTGCTGCTGGATTACAGGCTGGCGCAGGCCGGCATCGACCCCGCCGCCATCCAGGGCTACGAGCGGGTGGAGTTCACCCATCTGGCTGTGGCTGCGGCTGTGCAGAGTGGCGCCGCCGATTGCGGGCTGGGCATCCTGGCGGCGGCGCGCGCCCTCGGCCTCGACTTCATCCCCCTGTTCGAAGAGCAATACCAGTTGATCATCCCCCGCCAGCACTACGAAAGCGAATTGTTGGCCCCCCTGCTCGACATCATCCGCGGCCCCGGTTTTCGCAGCGCCGTGGCGGCGTTAGGCGGTTATGATGTGGGGAGGATGGGAGAGGTTGTCATCGATGCGACGCACTCGTGAAGTGCGCCACAGCTGTCTTCCAGAAAAGCACCACTACGTTCTCATCTGCAAGCCCTGCCCCAAATTGAGTCTGTTCGTCGCTGTACTCAAGCCGGTAGAGCACCTTGAGCCTCTAGCGCTGCGATATGAGCCCACACTTCGTCATGAGTGTGCGTTGGCGCACCGGCTTTGATCCGGGCCAGGATGGCATCGCTTTCACGGATGTCTTCCAATTCTTCCAGCGACTCCTGGATATAGTTCGCCATCGCCGCCCGTACCACATCCGAAATCGTCTCGCCACGCATGGCCGCAATCGCTCGCGCTTGTCTGCGCATCTCTGGAGAGATCTTGATGACCAGGTTCACTGTCATGTGTCTGCACCTACCTGTAAAGATAGCTTGATGTAAAAGTCATGTCGCGCATCGTCGTCGCCTGTCAAAATCGTCTCGTCGCTTTGGTCTTCCTCACCCCGTCAACCCCGTCCCATCGATCTCCTCTGGTGCGGCTTTGCGGCCGGACGGCGCCCGCTTGCCCGTGCCTTGCCCCTGTCTCAGCGCTTTCTTTCCCCAAGCCGTTCCAATAATTCCGCCGCCGTCAAACATGGCAGCAGATGGGTGATGGCCTGATAATGGCTGTCATAAGTAACGACAACTTCGCAGCCGTGGTGGAAGGCCGTTGCTGCGTGCGCCTGATCCGAAGCATCGCTCATGGGAAAGCGCCGATTCAGAACGATACGCTGCGCGCGGTTGAGAAGCGGCACGAGGAGCAGATCATGGCCCAGTATGTCATGGAATGCCAGGCGCGCGACCTGTGCGGCTTGGTCAGATGGAAAGTTGTCGTAACAGAAGACACAAAGCTCTTGAAGACCATACAAGGATATGGTTGCCTGTAGGTGACCATCATCGATGGCTTGGAACAGGCCCGCGACCTCAGCTATCCGATCGGGATCACCCTTTGCCCCGAACAGCGACAAGACGATGACCGACGTATCAAGATAGACCTTCATGACAATACTGGCGATGCTGAGGGAGCGACATCAGAAAGCGCCGGAGCGCCGTGCCACAAGGTATCGGTCAGTACATCAGCCAGAAGCAGGGCCAACATCGTGACGCCCTGATCCTCCAGTAACGTGCGTGCATGGACCTTCGCTTTTTCCGTCGCCGCCAAAACGTCATCAGTTTGCATTAATGGCAAATAGTCAGCTAGTTGTTTCATGTCGTTCTTCTCCATTGAGCCATCGAAACGCCAGCCAGGTCGCCAGCGCCCCTATTCTACCACATGAGATTTCCCGTTGCGACGTACCGGCAACCGCCGAAAGTGCGCCGCCTCCCCCGCCTCACC from Caldilineales bacterium includes these protein-coding regions:
- a CDS encoding type II toxin-antitoxin system VapB family antitoxin, encoding MTVNLVIKISPEMRRQARAIAAMRGETISDVVRAAMANYIQESLEELEDIRESDAILARIKAGAPTHTHDEVWAHIAALEAQGALPA
- a CDS encoding PIN domain-containing protein, with product MKVYLDTSVIVLSLFGAKGDPDRIAEVAGLFQAIDDGHLQATISLYGLQELCVFCYDNFPSDQAAQVARLAFHDILGHDLLLVPLLNRAQRIVLNRRFPMSDASDQAHAATAFHHGCEVVVTYDSHYQAITHLLPCLTAAELLERLGERKR